From Dermacentor albipictus isolate Rhodes 1998 colony chromosome 8, USDA_Dalb.pri_finalv2, whole genome shotgun sequence:
TGCACAAAGCATATTACTCCCGCAAAAGATATCTAGAATGCTTGGCGCAGATTGCCGCAGTCAGACCACGACCTTGAGAAGCTTTAGCTTTGGGCCAAACTACTATTCTCCCATTAAAGTACATATAAAACTCGGAGACTACCACTTGACcgatttgaattttttttttgcatttgaagTAAAAAGAGGCTTTCTACGAACTGAGGGAAGCACAACTTCAATTTATTATATAATACAACTTAgcaaaatttcttaatttcgaTACCAATTAAAGAACTcaaacacgaagtttacaataAGATCTGCATCTACATAAATAGATATCGCAGCTCTGTAAGCTGCATTTCTTAGAGAATCCACAGTGGTCAAATTTAATATCAGATGAGTTAAGGTGAGTTGCAGGTGAGTTATACACCTTACATAAATTTGTTGCAACGCCTACGAGGATTTACTAAAAAGTTCCACTCCCAAATTAGCCGTATGTTTGAAAACGGCCCACCATTCATCAATTGTATACCCACTTTGGATGTCTTGATCAGTGCAGTATACTGAATAGTGATACCACTTATTACTTGGTTACATAGTTGAAAACGTGGCACTTGAGTTTTGAGGACAAGCTTTTCTTAGGTGACGTCGCACGGCTTTGGCGTATCTCGGATCTTGGTATCTTGTAGCCATTTCCAGAAAACAAAAGCCCCTCTGCGCCTCCAGAGCGTCACTTCACAGCACTTGTCGACGCGATCACTAAAAAAGTTCGTACTGGTttgaaaaaaagtaaaatataTTTACTTGTAAACATTTATTGGTGCGCCTTCTCTTTAGTGGGACATAGTATCGTATCTTGGGCGCCGAGCGCCACACGTGTTCTGCGCAAGCGCCTTGTATGTCACTGCgcatgcaccatgtgcatgctgtgCAAACAACTTATCTGTTATTGATAAATAGACACACCCCTTCCTAAAacctatatatgtacacatgttcaataAATCAGGGTTCTTTCCCCCACTGCCCCGGCCCAGCATGTTCGTCTTCCTAGGCACTACGATACATagtgtcagaagtgggatgcgTAGTCAAGCACGGCTTTGATCTTCAACGGGCAGCACCGTAGGGACTACGCAATGGATTCATTGAGAGCGCCTGGTCCGTTAAACATGACGGGAGAAGCGAGCAAGAATTGGCAGACGTTCAAGCAGAGATTCGAACTCTTCCTTGCGGCATCAGAGCCGGATGACAAGAAGCGATCAGTGTCGTCGAAGACAGCGCTGTTTCTCAGTGTCGCAGGTGAGGACGCCATCGAGATATTTAATACGCTGAGCTTCGCAGAAGGCGAAGACAAGGCCGACTACGCGACGGTGATCAAGAAATTTGACGATTACTTCAAGCTGCAGACCAACGAAGTACATGAACGCTACATATTTCGGAAGAGAGTTCAAAGCCAAGGTGAGCCATTTGAACACTTCCTGCGGGACCTGAAGCAACAAGCACGGGCGTGCAATTTCGGCGCGCTTCAGGATTCTATGGTCCGAGACCAGATTGTGTACGGAACCAACGACGACAAGGTGAGAGAAAAGCTTCTCAGGGACTGTGAGTTGACATTGCAGAAGGCTGAGCACGTCTGCAAGGCAGCCGAAACATCGGCTCTCCGCCAAGAAACTTGGGAACGAGGTCAAAAGCAAGTAGACACCATTCGCAGTGCATGCTCGAATCCAAAAATGGCGCAAGCCAAAATGTACAAATGCTTCAAGTGCGGACGCACGCATCAGCCTAGAGACTGTCCCGCGTACGGACGAACGTGCAGAAAATGCCAAAGGAGAAACCACTTTGCGATTTGCTGCAGAGCCACCAAGCTGGTCGGTGAAATTCAAGATCACGAAGATGACTTCAGCGTCTTAGAGGTGTCTACAAGAGCAGTCATAAGCGAACGCGACTGGATGGTTCAAATGAACGTCAATAACGTTTCGGTCGAACTAAAAGTCGATACAGTGTCTCAGGTCAATTTGATGCCCGTTGGAATATACAAAAGGATGCGCCCAAGCCCTGAAATGAAGCAAAGCAGCGTGGTGCTGCATTCGTACGGTGGAGACACGATCAAACATCTTGGAGTCATCCAAACGGAAGTAACGCTGGGTGACCGAACTGTTCCTCTCGAATTTTTTGTGGTGCGCAAAGGTCGCGCAATCCTACGCCTACAAGCAACCGAGCGACTTGGACTGCTCTCGCGCGTCCACAGCGTATCACAGGACGACTGTGAAGAAATCGTGAAAGAATTTCGTCACATTTTCACTGGGACAGGCTGCGTGAACAAAGTGTATCACATGGTGCTTCGAGACAACGCCGAGCCAGTCATTCAACCAGTTCGACGCGTACCGTTGGCCCTGACAGAACCATTACGGGGTGAACTTGAGAGGATGGAGCACGCCGGAATCACCACAAAAGTCACCGAGCCTACTGACTGGGTGAGTCCCTTGGTGATTGCTAGAAAAAAGAATGGGAAAATTCGTCTCTGCAATGACCCTCGTAAAATTAATGAGTGCATAAAGAGGGAGCACTACATGATGCCGCGACGAGAAGATATAGAAGCTGAGTTAGCTGGTGCAACTGTATTTTCCCGCTTAGACACTAACTCTGGATTCCACCAAATCCCCTTGGATGACTCGACATCGCGCATTTGCACGTTCTCAACCCCATTTGGGCGTTACCGCTTTTTACGATTACCCTTCGGCATATCGTCCGCCCCTGAGGTGTTCCAAAAAACGCTGAATGAAATTTTCGAAGGCCTTCCCGGCGTGAAAatatacgtggacgacattctggTATGGGGCTCGTCCGTAGAAGAGCACAATGAACGTCTGAAATCTGTGCTGCTAGCAGCAACACCCGCCGGCTTAACCTTCAATCCTGATAAGTGCAGTATCGGCGTCCATGAAATCGAGTTTCTTGGAGATGTCATCGATAAAGCAGGCATCAGGCCGAGCCCGGCGCTGATTAATTGCATGCTGCACATGCCGGCCCCAGAAGACAAGCTCGCGGTGCAAAGGATGCTAGGTGTCGTCAATTATTTCGGCAAGTTTCTTCCATGTTTAGCTCAAAGAACAGCTCTTCTGAGGAGCTTGATCAGACAAGACGTCGTCTTTGAATGGACCAATAACCACGAAAAGGAATGGCGAGAACTATGTGACTACCTCAGCACACAGCCCATGTTGTCGGTATTCGATCCGGCCAAAGAAACAAAAGTGTCATGCGATGCATCCCGAGACGGAATCGGAGCCGCTTTGTTACAGTGTCACAACGACACATGGAAACCCGTGGCATATGCATCGCGAGCGCTTACCGAAACGCAACAGCGTTATTCTCAAATTGAGAAAGAAGCTATGGCCGTGGTCTTTGGCTGCGAAAGATTTAATCATTTTGTCTATGGTCGACAATTCACTGCTGAAACAGACCACCGCCCTTTGATCGCTATCTCGCAGAAGGCGATTGGTGATATGCCGCCGAGGTTGCAAAGATTTTTTCTGAGATTGCTGCGTTATGACGTTCAATTAAAATTTGTTCCAGGTAAGCAGCTCCTCCTGGCCGACATGCTGTCCCGTGCCACAACCAAGACAACGGCCTGCGACCTCGACAGCAACGATGTAGAGGTGCACGCCGTGAGTACGGTTTCCTCACTTGTTAGCCAGAACACATGGAGGCGGCTGGCTGCGGAAACGGCGCGTGACGAACAGCTAAGAAACGTGCTGCGAGATCTAGAAGCTGGAAAATGCCTGGACGGGCTGTGGAAACGATTCGCAGGCGGGTAATCACACGTGAAAGGAGTGTTGCTCAAAGACTGCAAAGTAGTTATTCCGGCTAGCATGAAAAGAGAGACACTGGAAAGAATTCATCAAGGGCACTTGGGAATCAACAAGTGCAAAGCCAGGGCAAGACAGTTAGTTTTTTGGCCAGGAATGAACTCGGACATAGAATCTTTCGTGCAGACATGTTCTATCTGCAAAAAGTATGCATATAGCCAACCTCGAGAGCCTCTACTGATGCGCCCGGTGCCGGACCAACCGTGGTACCGTGTCGGCATTGACATTTTTGAATACGGTGGGAGGTCGTACCTGTGCGTTTACGACGCCCTGTCCAACTTTCCCGAAGTGGAACTACTCAAAGACACCACGGCCAAAACAGTGGTTGACGCAACAAGTTCGATCTTTGCAAGACACAGCATTCCCATAGAAGTTCGTTCTGACAATGGCCCTCAATTTTCGTGTCGCGAATTCGCGTTATTCTCACAATTGTACGATTTTAGGCATGTCACGTCTAGCCCGGGTTACCCACGTTCTAATGGGTTGGCAGAAAAAGGCGTTCAGATAACTAAGCGTATCCTCAAGAAAACGACGGAAGCGAAACAAAATTTCTGGTTGGGACTGCTCGCTTTCAGGACAACTCCACTCGAGTGCGGCGCACCGCCCGCTGAGCTGCTGATGGGGCGAAGGCTCCGCACAACAATCCCCGACGTTCAAGGCAACCCCAGTCACGAGGTGATCCGGCGCCTTCAGACAGACCACTCTAGGGGGTCAGTGGCACGCCTGAGCCCTGGAGATACGGTCCGGATCAAGAAAGGTGCATGGGACACGAAAGCAAATGTTCTCAAGCCGGCTGGTTACCCGAGGTCGTATACAGTCGTCACTGAAAACGGCATGGTGTTGAGGCGCAACCGGCAGCACCTGCTACTGACCCGGGAGCCCTTCCGACGCAGCGTacaggaagacgacgacgatgacttcGAGGGAAACTCGGGCCAAAGAAATGGGTCGGCACCTAGCTACACAGAATGTACAGCCCCGTATGTTCCCTCTAAGCCCTGTGCCCCAATTAGTGTCTCATCCACACCAGCCCCAAGAAGGTCGCTCAGACAACGTCGACCACCTCAACGACTGGCCTACGACGAGAACTTCGCGCAAGTGCCTTGAACTAAAGTGCCTGACAATTTTGATTAATGTTATTTtcccatttcttgttttgttttttgtacaAAGGAAGATGTATCGTATCTTGGGCGCCGAGCGCCACACGTGTTCTGCGCAAGCGCCTTGTATGTCACTACgcatgcaccatgtgcatgctgtgCAAACAACTCATCTGTTATTGATAAATAGACACACCCCTTCCTAAAacctatatatgtacacatgttcaataAATCAGGGTTCTTTCCCCCACTGCCCCGGCCCAGCATGTTCGTCTTCCTAGGCACTACGATACAGTAGGGAGTCGCAAAAGGATTTAAAATGTAGATATGGAGAAGGAACTAGAACTAGTCTAGTGTAGAAAGGCTTGGGTATGGCAAAAGAAATGAACCAGATGCAGTGAACTGCTTCCAAAACTTTGAGTAGATTTTGGGCAATGGACGTGGAAAGAAACCTACACAcaagagacagcgctgtctctgtgtgtctgttctTTCAACGCCCTCGTTCAGTCCCGCTTACACAttgtatcattgttaatttagttagtaagcgaatgtttacaagttgatgcgTCCGATAAAACTACTGGTCTTGCTTCGCAAAGCTATCTACTAATATGCTATCgaaatcggtgcttcgcctttcgggccaaACTGCGACTTCTTATGCTTATCTTCTACTGAAATAACATTTCATtgtcttttcctttcatttttcacACATGCACTCTCAGCGGCCAGAAATGAAGGTGAACGAGTCCGGACTTTCACGATGTGGAACCGGATTTTGCCCTTACAAGGCCAAGCTGTTTGGCGGCATTTTCCCAGATATTCTAATCGCAGAATGCGTTCGGGTATTCAGTGCCCCAACACTGATGCGGAAAAGTACTAAGCGCTTATTGTTTTTCGATCCCCAGAGGAGTTTCGGAAATGCAACTCTCCATGTACTGAGTACTGTTACACAACATTACTTATTCACTCATTTTATCGTTGCCTCCCACTATTTTTATCTCTACACGcttctcattatttatttattttttgcttctttcCTTATCAGCATGTATTGAGCGTCATTAGCACACGCTTAAACCACGAAACCGCGCACTTAAATGACAGCTTGGCTTCGTCATTTGCAACAGGTTATTCTAATGGATCATCCATTTTTTCAAGCGCCACAGGGCGCTCTCGTTTCGTAATGGTCGCGTCTCCCACAATTGTTGCCGCGACGGACAGTTAGGAGCCTGCAGGTCGCGATGGTCgtacttctttttcttcgttttttttttctttgatccGCTAAACAATCACTCGCAACGTCCACCCTTCCCAACTCGCTACGCATCCGTATCTGCCGTACCCGCTTatggaaccaaaaaaaaaaaaaacgatttcccCTTCGCCGATACCAGCCTGCAGCTCCTTACAGGACGCGTCCCCCGGGAATGCCCCCTACACAAATGACAAACTGATAGCGCGCTCTTTGCCGCGGTGGTGTTTCCGGACGCAATTACGTTACGACCAGCGACTGCCTTCTTACTTTCGtatcccttttttttcttgttattcttttctttcctttttgtttgtttgagagGTGCATTTTATCTGGGAAGCGTGCATTGCGGACGCACTTAGGCCGCTGCATCCCGTATATACGCTATTAGAGAGAAAGCGCGG
This genomic window contains:
- the LOC139048473 gene encoding uncharacterized protein: MDSLRAPGPLNMTGEASKNWQTFKQRFELFLAASEPDDKKRSVSSKTALFLSVAGEDAIEIFNTLSFAEGEDKADYATVIKKFDDYFKLQTNEVHERYIFRKRVQSQGEPFEHFLRDLKQQARACNFGALQDSMVRDQIVYGTNDDKVREKLLRDCELTLQKAEHVCKAAETSALRQETWERGQKQVDTIRSACSNPKMAQAKMYKCFKCGRTHQPRDCPAYGRTCRKCQRRNHFAICCRATKLVGEIQDHEDDFSVLEVSTRAVISERDWMVQMNVNNVSVELKVDTVSQVNLMPVGIYKRMRPSPEMKQSSVVLHSYGGDTIKHLGVIQTEVTLGDRTVPLEFFVVRKGRAILRLQATERLGLLSRVHSVSQDDCEEIVKEFRHIFTGTGCVNKVYHMVLRDNAEPVIQPVRRVPLALTEPLRGELERMEHAGITTKVTEPTDWVSSSSWPTCCPVPQPRQRPATSTATM